A window of Candidatus Rokuibacteriota bacterium contains these coding sequences:
- a CDS encoding tetratricopeptide repeat protein, with protein sequence MTAPADREARLELSAAASKPQIRGPWLRSSLALTLGAGFLVVLGVTLGLVLGRSTSSGGSAPPRPAAAVSGAARAPAVSAELDMLRKEVEREDAPSKKLLAFAHLALDEGQLPAAIWGYKRVLAREPQNVEAITHMGLILYQGKHLDEALARIEAAIRLDPKYAHAHWDRANLLFTGKKNYAAAQEALGAFLALVPSGPDADRARAMLAEARRQIAAGGRRG encoded by the coding sequence ATGACGGCGCCCGCCGACCGCGAGGCGCGGCTGGAGTTGTCCGCGGCGGCCTCGAAGCCGCAGATCCGTGGGCCGTGGTTGCGCAGCTCCCTGGCGCTCACCCTCGGCGCAGGGTTTCTCGTGGTCCTTGGCGTGACCCTGGGCCTGGTCCTCGGGCGCTCGACGTCCAGCGGGGGCTCGGCCCCGCCCCGGCCGGCCGCAGCGGTGAGCGGAGCGGCCCGTGCCCCCGCCGTCAGCGCGGAGCTCGACATGCTGCGCAAGGAGGTCGAGCGCGAGGACGCGCCGAGCAAGAAGCTGCTGGCCTTCGCCCATCTGGCGCTGGACGAGGGCCAGCTCCCCGCGGCCATCTGGGGGTACAAGCGCGTGCTCGCCCGTGAGCCGCAGAACGTCGAGGCGATCACCCACATGGGCCTCATCCTCTACCAGGGCAAGCACCTCGACGAGGCCCTCGCCCGCATCGAGGCGGCGATCCGCCTCGATCCGAAGTACGCTCACGCCCACTGGGACCGCGCAAACCTCCTCTTCACGGGGAAGAAGAACTACGCCGCCGCCCAGGAGGCCCTCGGGGCCTTCCTGGCCCTCGTGCCGAGTGGCCCGGATGCGGACCGAGCGCGGGCCATGCTGGCCGAAGCCCGGCGCCAGATCGCGGCAGGCGGGCGGCGCGGATGA